GACTGGGGGTGACCACGTTATTTCTTGCCGCACCAAACCTGTCATGGGCCAGATCATTAACGCGATCAAAGACCTGCCCTATGTCGCACGACTTTCCATCACCTTTGACCGCGGCACGGAGTTCGCCAGCTGGCCGCATCTGCAAGCCGAGATTGGCATGCAAACTTGGTTCTGTGATCCAGCCTCGCCGTGGCAAAAAGGCACTGTTGAAAACACCAGCCGCCGTACTCGGCGCTGGCTTCCGCGCAACGAGACATCCGTTCAATGTCCGATCTGGACATGAAAGAGATCTGTGACTGGCTCAACCTCACGCCCTGAAAACGCCTGGGATGCCCCCCCCGCGCAGAGGCATTTTGCGAAAAGATGATGGACGAGGTGGGCCGATCCCTCTAGTGAAAGGCCATGTCCAATGCTCGGGAAGTCAGATCCTGCTTCATGCGGTTGCAGTCGACAGCCGATACACTGTATCGATGAGTATCCGCACTGGTTGCTGGGTTTTCGGTCCATTTTCGCTGATCCCAAAGAAGGGCATTTTCCATGGAAATTGCGGTAATTGGCGGTTGCAATGCGCACAGCATCACGGCGAAACTCGTCTGTGTTTCTCGCGGCCTATCCTTGACGCCTTCATCGCAAACATTGCTCGAAAGAGACCGGAACTAAAACACGAAATGACAAGACCATAACTACCGGTCACGGTTCTGAAATGGACGGGGCTGCCGATACGCCTGAGCAGCCCCGGTTTTTTGCTTGCAGAGATTTACACCGCCAGTTTCCGGCTCTCTTCTGCAGAGCGGTATATTGTGCTCTCGATCTCGATCACTCGGAGATATTCCCGCGCCTCGTTCTCAAGCGCCGTACCATGTAAAAGTGCCGAGACAACGTGTTCTTGTAGTGCCTTGGCGCAATCGCCGCCAAAGCCCTCGTGCCCGTCAGGCCCCATGAGCTCTTTCTGTTCAATCTCTCCGAATGCGCGGAACCAGATGGCGCCGTCACCATAAAGGGTGAGCGTGCCTGCGGTTCCTTCTATCAATGCTTCGCCCATCGTTCTTCGGGTATTGTCGGCAGCGTGATCAAGGCTGCGGTTCGCATCAAAAACGGCCCTGACGCCACCGGGATGATCGAATGTGACAAAACCCGCGTCTTCCCCTGCAATCACTGGGTTCACGCGGCGCAGGTCGGCATAGACGTGGCTGGGGTCACCAAAGAGATAGCGAAAGGTATCCACCCAGTGAACGCCGGTTTCGTGGATCAAAAAGCGTTCCATCTTCTGGAAATAGGGCTGGCGTCCGAGATAGGCATCGGGGCCTTGGCCATCACCCGGCCGCAGGCGGAAGGTGGCCTGAAGCACTGTCCCGATCCGGCCCGCGTCAAGTTCCGCCTTGATCTTGCGATACCAGGGTTGAAAGCGAAAATTCTCATGCACGACAAGCGGCACCCCGGCTTCTTCGGCCAGTTGCGTGATTTCCTTCGCCTCTTGCAGCGACGTGCAGAAGGGTTTTTGGCAAATAATGGCTTTCACCCCGCTGGCCAGCGCCGCGCGGATGGCTTCCGCATGACCCGTAGGCGGCAAGACGATATCTAGGATGTCGGGATGAGTGCTAAGCAATGCGTCGATGCTGTCGAACGCGGGCGCGCCCGTCGCCTGTGCTTTGTCCAACGAGTGATCAGCCACCCCGACAAGGGTCACGCCCTCCATCCGTTGCCATCCGCCAATATGAAATTGGCTGAAATAACCAGCGCCCAGACAAGCAATCCGTAAATTCATATCATCAATACCTTTTCCATTGTGCGCCGCTTTGGCGCTTAAGTTTTCGCGGGTTTGTCCCGTGCTGTGTATTTTGCAGCCAATTATTAGCAAAACTGTGTTCGAGGAGATTCGTTTGGCGGCGATCGAGGAAGCACGTTCCGCAGTGATGTGTGAGTTGACAATGCATACATTAATGAATACTCAATAAAATACAATAGGCATTGTATCCATTGGGAGGGTGAGATGAAAATCAAGTTTACACTGCTCGTGGATACCGCCAAAGCCAAGCCAAGATCGATTCCTACTGCTATATCTGGGGCATGATCCATTGATGATGCCGACTTTCCCACGCGTCAAAGCGGATCACATCGTGCGACTGGACCGAGGCCTAAGTTTGCCGTCGCCTAATTGAGTAAGAAGAATCCCGACACCGTCCACTAGTAAAGAAAGCCAATCTATGAAGCACCTTGAGACGAAAAACGGAACGCCAATTTCCCGCTTGGGATTTGGGGCCATGCAATTTGGCCGAACCGCGGATGAACAGAGCGCACGCGAGATGTTCGAAACGTGTATTGGAGCCGGTATCAATCTCTTCGACACGGCCTTCAGCTATACTGGCGGTGCATCCGAACGTATCCTAGGCAAGTTGGTCGCCCCCATGGCCGATGACATTCTCATAGCGACAAAGGCACCGAATGATCGTCCCTCGTCGTCTGACAACCTGCGCGCTTCCTATGAGGAAAGCCGCAAAAGGCTGGGGATCGACTCGATAGATATGTATTATCTGCATCGGTTTGACTCCGAAACGCCATTGGAAGAGACCTTTGGCACCTTGGCCGAGATGCAATCCGAGGGGATGATCCGCCATATCGGCGTGTCAAATTTCGCGGCATGGCAGATCATGAAGGCACAGGCAGTCTGTGCGAAATTCGACACGCAGATCGACGTTTGCCAGCCGATGTACAACCTCGTGAAACGGCAGGTGGAGGTGGAAATTTTACCGGCCTGCGAAGATCAGGGCATCTCCGTCTGCCCCTTTTCACCCTTGGGCGGCGGGTTGCTAACCGGCAAATACGCGGATGGGGCGGCTGGACGGCTTAAAGATGATCGCACCTATGCGGCGCGCTATGGACAACCGTGGATGCACGAAACCGCCCGCGGCCTGAGCGCTCTATCGGCAAGTCTGGCGATCCCTGCGACGACACTCGCCGTGGCATGGGTGGCACGGCACCCGGCGGTCACATCGACATTGATATCCGCACGCAATGCATCCCAATTGCAGCCATCGCTGGATGCATTGGATCTAGAATTGTCGGACGACCTTTTTGCGGAGGTTACGAGGCTCAGCCCCAATCCGGCGTCTGCAACCGACCGGTCGGAAGAAACCTAACCAATATTAAACCATTGGGGCAAGTGAAGGCGAGATCGAAGCTAGGAGGGTTCTCGCAATCAAAAAGGGGTGGATTGCGGACCTTCGCTGCAACAGTCAAAAAGGCTCGCAATCCGGAC
This Falsihalocynthiibacter arcticus DNA region includes the following protein-coding sequences:
- a CDS encoding Gfo/Idh/MocA family protein: MNLRIACLGAGYFSQFHIGGWQRMEGVTLVGVADHSLDKAQATGAPAFDSIDALLSTHPDILDIVLPPTGHAEAIRAALASGVKAIICQKPFCTSLQEAKEITQLAEEAGVPLVVHENFRFQPWYRKIKAELDAGRIGTVLQATFRLRPGDGQGPDAYLGRQPYFQKMERFLIHETGVHWVDTFRYLFGDPSHVYADLRRVNPVIAGEDAGFVTFDHPGGVRAVFDANRSLDHAADNTRRTMGEALIEGTAGTLTLYGDGAIWFRAFGEIEQKELMGPDGHEGFGGDCAKALQEHVVSALLHGTALENEAREYLRVIEIESTIYRSAEESRKLAV
- a CDS encoding aldo/keto reductase, with translation MKHLETKNGTPISRLGFGAMQFGRTADEQSAREMFETCIGAGINLFDTAFSYTGGASERILGKLVAPMADDILIATKAPNDRPSSSDNLRASYEESRKRLGIDSIDMYYLHRFDSETPLEETFGTLAEMQSEGMIRHIGVSNFAAWQIMKAQAVCAKFDTQIDVCQPMYNLVKRQVEVEILPACEDQGISVCPFSPLGGGLLTGKYADGAAGRLKDDRTYAARYGQPWMHETARGLSALSASLAIPATTLAVAWVARHPAVTSTLISARNASQLQPSLDALDLELSDDLFAEVTRLSPNPASATDRSEET